From Myxococcota bacterium:
GCTTCAGGCGCGGCTGGTCGACGTCGTCGGCGACCACCATGCCCGTGACCTTGCGCTTCTGCTTGCGGGTGCGGTTGATCAGGCGGTGGCCCTTCCAGCCCTGCGTGCGCGCGATCTTCCCGCTGCCCGTCTTCTTGAATCTCTTCGCGGCGGCCCGCCGCGTCTTAACTTTCGGCACCGTCGGTCTCCTCGTCCTCTTCCTCTTCCTCGTCTTCGAACTCTTCCGCCTCTTCCTCGGCGGCGGACGCCGCTTCGGCCTGGGCTTCGGCCTTGGCTTGCTTGGCGGCTTCGGACGCGCGCCGGGCTTCGATCTTCTTGATCGCCGCGCGGTCGGGTCCGAACATCATCGACAGCATCCGGCCTTCCATCTGCGGCCGCGACTCGGGCTTGGCGATCTCGGCCAGGCGCTTGGTGACTCGCTCGAGCAGCTCGTGCCCGATCTGCACGTGCGTGATCTCGCGGCCGCGGAACGTGACGGTGGCCTTCACTTTGTCGCCTTCCATCAGGAACCGCTCCGCCGCCTTCATCTTGAAGTCGAGATCGTGCCCGTCGATCTGTGGCCGCAGCTTGATCTCTTTCAGCTGACTCTGGTGTTGCGAACGCTTCTGGGTCGAGGCCTTCTTCTTGATCTCGTACTTGTACCGCCCGTAGTCCATGATCTTGCACACGGGCGGCGTGCCATTGGGCGAGATCTCGACGAGGTCGAGACCGATGCGGGCGGCGATGTCGCGCGCTGCATCGGTCGGCATGACCCCGAGCTGCTGACCGTCTTCGTTCACGACCCGCACTTCCGGTACGCGGATCGCGCGGTTCACTCGGACCTTGTCCTTCTCGGGCGCTACGTCGCGCCAACGGCGTCTACGGAATCCCACGCGTTCTGATCTCCTCCTGGATGTTTTTCTCGAATTGCTCGAGCGGCACCACTTCCTGCCCGGCGCTCTTGCGCCGACGCACGCTGACGCTGCGCGAGGCCTGCTCGCGCTCGCCCACGACGAGCGCGTAGGGAATCTTGTGTGTCTCCGCGGCGCGGACGCGGTAGTTGAGTGTCTCGCTGCGCACGTCGGCCTCGGCGCGGATGCCCGCCGCGCGCAGCAGGTCCGCGACCTCGCGCGCGTAGTCGGCCTGGCGGTCCGAGACCGGCAGCACCGCGACCTGCTGCGGCGCGAGAAACACCGGGAAGTCGCCCGCCGTGTGCTCCAGGTAGATCGCGATGAAGCGCTCCAGTGAGCCGAGCACCGCGCGGTGCAGCATGGCCGGCTCGTGCTCGGCGCCGTCGGCGCCGATGTATTTCAGCCCGAAGCGGCCGGGCATGGCGGTGTCGATCTGCAGCGTGCCGAGCTGCCACCAGCGCCCCATCACGTCCTGGAAGTGGCGCTCGATCTTGGGCCCGTAGAAGGCGCCCTCGCCCTTCTTGATGCCGCACTTCGCGCCCGTGGCCTCGACCGCGTCGACCAGCATCTTCTCGGCGCGGTCCCAGGTCTCGATCGAGCCGATGAACTTCTCGGGCCGCGTGGAGACGTACGTCGCGACCCCGCCGATGCCGAGGTCGTGGTCGACCTCGCTGCACAGCTCCATGAAGCGGTGGATCTCTTCGCCGATGTCCTCCCACGCGCAGTAGATGTGGGCGTCGTCCTGGGCCATCGAGCGCACGCGCGTCAGGCCGTGCAACGAGCCCGTGCGCTCGTTGCGGTGCAGGCGCGAGAACTCGGCCAGCCGGAGCGGCAGCTCGCGGTAGGAGCGCTTGCGCGAGCGGAACAGGAGACAGTGACCCGGGCAGTTCATCGGCTTCACGCCGAGCTCTTCGCCCTCTTCGGGGCCGGGGAACAGGAAGAAGTCACCGGCGAAATTGTCGTAGTGACCCGAGGTCTTGTACAGCTCCGCGGAGAAGATCTGCGGGCACATGACCTCTTCGTAGCCGTGCTTGCGGTACAGCCCGCGCATGTAGTCGACCAGCGCGTTGTACAGCGCCAGGCCCTTGGGCAGATAGAACGGCGAGCCCTGCGCCCACTCGTGGAACTGGAACAGCTCGAGCTCCGCGCCCACGCGCCGGTGGTCGCGCTCGCGCGCGGCCTCGAGCCGCGCCAGGTGGTCGTCGAGCTCCTTGCGGTCCTTGAACGCGATGCCGTAGATACGCTGCAGCATCTTGTTGTTCTCGTCGCCGCGCCAATACGAGCCCGCAAGCTCGGTCAGCTTCCAGGCGCCGATCTGCCCGGTGCGCTGCACGTGCGGGCCGCGGCACAGGTCGACGAAGTCGCCGTCGCGAAAGACCGTGATCTCCTCGCCCGCGGGAATGTCGCCCAGGCGCGAGAGCTTGAGCGTCTCGCCCAGTGACTCGAACAGCTTCTGGGCGTCGGCGCGCGAGAGTGTCTCGCGCACGAACGGCCGGTTCTCGGCCACGATCTTGGCCATCTCGGCCTCGATGCGCGGCAGGTCCTCGGGCGTGATGCGCACGGGGATGTCGAAGTCGTACTGGAACTTCTCGCTGTGATCCGAGCGCCCGACGTCGATCCGTGTCGCCGGCCAGAGGCGCTTCACCGCGTCGGCCATGACGTGCTCGGCCGAGTGACGAATCACGGTGCCGCCCTCGGGGTCGCGTGCGGTGATGACCCGGAACTTGCCGCCGGCCGTAAGGGGCAGGCGCCCGTCGACCAGGCGGCCGTCGAGCTCGCCCGCCAGCGCCGCTTTGCCCAGTCCGGCGCCGATCTGCCTGGCGACTTCGAACGAGGTTGTGCCGCTCGGCACACGAAGACGTGTGCCGTCCGGAAGCTCGAGCTGAACTTCGCCGGCGCTCATCGACTCATGATTGGCCCGGGGGCCTGCTGGTAGGCACGGGCGGTCTCGAACCGCCGACCCCTACCGTGTCAAGGTAGTGCTCTACCCCTGAGCTACGTGCCTGTAAACCAGCGAGCCAAGTATCAATTCGGGCGTTGGTAGTCAATTTGGACGCGGGTCAATGCGGACTGAGGGAATCGGGAGCGGCCGGGTGGACCTCCACCCGAAGCCGTGCCTGACCGGCCCCGGCGTCCTCGGGGCTCAGGCCGAAGCCGTCGAAGCGAGTGCTCGCCAGCTTCTCCTGGAGCGCGCCCGGGCCCAGCGGCGAGACCACCTGGAGCGTGGCACCGTGGGGTCGCAGCTCGCGCACCTCGGCGGTCTTCGCGCCCAGCTGCTGCAGCAGCACGCGGCGGACCGACATCACCTGCTCCAGGCTCGTGACGGCATCGAGGCCGAGCTCCACGGGCTTGGACGTCGAAGCCACCGCCTCCCAGTTTCGCTGCAGCTGGAGCGCGAGGTTCTCACCCACCTGGGGCTCGACGGCCTCCAGGGCGTGCATGAAGGCCGTATCGGGGTCGGCGTCGTAGCCGGCACCCTCGAAGCGCGCGACCGCGAGCTCGCTGCCGTCGTCGCTGCGCCGCGCGCGGGCGCGGACCTCGGCCACGCCGCCCGGCGTGGTGCCGTTGGCGGGCCGCCAGTTGAGCTCGAGGTCGAGCGCCACGTCGGCGCCGGTGCCGCGCGCGAGGTCGAGCGCACTGGCCGGGTTCACTCCGGCGCCGGGCCGGAGGGCGGGCTCGACCACCACGAACTGGCGCTCGGCCAGGCTCTTCCGCACCGACTGCTCGAGGTGCGTCGGCGCGCTGGCGGGCACGCCCGCCGTCGAGGGCGCGGGCTTCACCCAGAGCGCGAGCGAGGGCCGGTCGCCCGCCTCGCGCAGGAAGCCCTCGCTCACGAGCGTCGCGCGCAGCTGGGTGGTGTCGATGCGCGCGGTGATCGGCAGCGCGTACTCCTCGACCGCCGGGTCGAGCGGCGAGCGGCGCTTCTCGAGCGCCCCGTCGATGCGGTAGGTGAGCACGAAGCGCTGCGCGATCGGAGCGAGCGTGGCGCGCAGGCGCTCCACGTCGCCCGCGTACTGGTCGTTGCCCAGGATGCCGCGCGCGGCCTCGAGCACCGCGGCCACGAGCCCCGCGCGGTAGGCCGCGTCGCGCGGCGCCGACTCACCGACCTCGCCCGACGAGACCACGCCCTGCACCGAGACACTCACCGGCTCGAGCGCGCGCGCCGAGCCCGCGAGCGCGAGACACAAGAGCGCGGCCGCGGCGCGACTCATGCGACCCGGCATCGCGTCGCCCCCCGGCCGAAGATCCCGTCCAGCTCGCGCACCAGTGACTCCGATACGCGCACCCGATGGCGCGGCAGGTCGAACACCGCGGCGCTGCCGGTCGCGAGCGCCAGCTCGAAGCTCACCGGCACCGTGCCCGGCACGAGGTCGAGCGCGCGGCGCAGGCCGGCGAGCCGGTCGTCGGTGAGCTCGTGCTCGGCCACCGCCACGACCACGCGGCTCGTGCGCTGATTCCAGGCGTCCTCCAGCCGCAGGATCTCGTCGGCGTGGAGCTCGGGCCGTTCCGGCTCGCCCGCCACGTTGCCCTTCACGAGCACCGGCCCGCCGCCCTGGAGCAGCGCCGAGAACTTCGCGTACGTCTTGGGGAAGAACACGATGTCGAGCGTGCCTCCCAGGTCTTCGAGGGTGGCGCGCGCCATGAGATCGCCCTTCTTGGTGTTGGTGACCCGCAAGGCGCCGAGCATGCCGCCGATCCAGACCTCGCGCCGCCGTCCCGGGTCGTCGGGCACGCGGTCCAGCCGGAAGCTCGTGAACAGGTCGAGCGGACGCGCGTGCTCGCGCAGCGGGTGCCCGGTGACGTAGAAGCCGAGCATCTCCTTCTCGCCCGCGAGCAGCTCGGCGCTCGCCCACTCGGGGATCTCGGGCACCGCGGGCTCCTCGCGCTGCGCCTCCACGCCGAAGAGCGACACCTGACCCAGCTCGCGGTCGCGCAGGTCGCGCTGCGCGCGTTCGAGCGCGGGGCCGAGCGCCTGCCAGAGCGAGGCGCGCGTGGCCTTGGTGAAGTCGAACGCGCCGCAGCGGATCAGGCTCTCGATCACGCGCCGGTTGATGCGGCGTGAGTCGATGCGG
This genomic window contains:
- the rpmI gene encoding 50S ribosomal protein L35, translated to MPKVKTRRAAAKRFKKTGSGKIARTQGWKGHRLINRTRKQKRKVTGMVVADDVDQPRLK
- the infC gene encoding translation initiation factor IF-3: MGFRRRRWRDVAPEKDKVRVNRAIRVPEVRVVNEDGQQLGVMPTDAARDIAARIGLDLVEISPNGTPPVCKIMDYGRYKYEIKKKASTQKRSQHQSQLKEIKLRPQIDGHDLDFKMKAAERFLMEGDKVKATVTFRGREITHVQIGHELLERVTKRLAEIAKPESRPQMEGRMLSMMFGPDRAAIKKIEARRASEAAKQAKAEAQAEAASAAEEEAEEFEDEEEEEDEETDGAES
- the thrS gene encoding threonine--tRNA ligase, whose amino-acid sequence is MSAGEVQLELPDGTRLRVPSGTTSFEVARQIGAGLGKAALAGELDGRLVDGRLPLTAGGKFRVITARDPEGGTVIRHSAEHVMADAVKRLWPATRIDVGRSDHSEKFQYDFDIPVRITPEDLPRIEAEMAKIVAENRPFVRETLSRADAQKLFESLGETLKLSRLGDIPAGEEITVFRDGDFVDLCRGPHVQRTGQIGAWKLTELAGSYWRGDENNKMLQRIYGIAFKDRKELDDHLARLEAARERDHRRVGAELELFQFHEWAQGSPFYLPKGLALYNALVDYMRGLYRKHGYEEVMCPQIFSAELYKTSGHYDNFAGDFFLFPGPEEGEELGVKPMNCPGHCLLFRSRKRSYRELPLRLAEFSRLHRNERTGSLHGLTRVRSMAQDDAHIYCAWEDIGEEIHRFMELCSEVDHDLGIGGVATYVSTRPEKFIGSIETWDRAEKMLVDAVEATGAKCGIKKGEGAFYGPKIERHFQDVMGRWWQLGTLQIDTAMPGRFGLKYIGADGAEHEPAMLHRAVLGSLERFIAIYLEHTAGDFPVFLAPQQVAVLPVSDRQADYAREVADLLRAAGIRAEADVRSETLNYRVRAAETHKIPYALVVGEREQASRSVSVRRRKSAGQEVVPLEQFEKNIQEEIRTRGIP